GGGCTGGATGAGGCCGAAATGCAGGGGTTTGGTAATCCGACTGAGACGCAGGTGGCGGTGCAGCGGGGCGCGGTGACCAGGATCTTCACCGACCCAGCCGTGATGGACGCCGTAAGACGGGCTGGTATTGAGCTGATCAGTTATGCCGACCTTGCGTCATCGGCTTTTCGGAAGGCCTGACAGATCTCAGGTTGTGTGGCGGCTTCCAAGTGAGCCAGGTAATGATAGGCGTGGGGGGCGTCGTCACCGCACATCTCTGAGGAGGGGTTCAGGCTGACGCAGATGGCGGGGCGGCTGGCCTGGCCGAAGAGCTGGCACAAGCCGGCGTCGGTTAATTGGAGGCACCGCTGGCCTGCGGGTTTGCCGTCAGGCAGACCGGGAATGGGTGAGGAGATGGAGATTTCCACACAGCAGGCCGCACAGCCTGCCCGGCATTTCAGGACTTCACCGATTTAACGATTTGATACCCGCGACGGTGCAATAGTTCCGCGTTGCCGAACACCTCTTTCATGTACTCCAGAGAGTGGGCGGCAATCTTGGCCACGATATAGGCGCGCCCGCCCGGGAGCAAGGCGTCAAAGGCGGTTCGGATAAAAAAATCGGTAATCCGGTCATGGGAGTAGTAGGGGGGATTACCGACAAACAGCGTAAACCGTGGGGGCGGGGGAACGCCGTTGTCACTGAGCAAGACGGTGAAATTTGTGATTTCGTTGTTAAAGCAGTTCTGCTGGGTGATGGCGGTGGCACGCGAATGGGCGTCCACGAAACAGACGCTGACCGTCGGCTGGTTTTTGGCCAGTGAGATCCCGATGCTGCCGCAGCCGCAGCCCATGTCCAGGATGGCGTCGTTGGGTTGGGTCTCGGCCATTTCGGCCAGCGCCTGGGCGCCGGGATCCACCCGGCGGTGGGCAAAGACACCCGGCAGGGTGGTCAGGGTAACGGGGAGCCCCTTGGGAAGGGTCATGATGAATTCTGACTCATAGACCTTGAGGGTCTTCAGTTCACTTTTTTTCTGACCGATGAGGAGGGTGGAATTCTTTTTCTGGCCACGGATCGAGCAGTTTCCAAAAAACTTTTTAACATGCGCGGTTACCCAGGGGGCATCTTCCTCAACGGTCACGCAGCAGCGTCCGCCGATCTTGAGAGCCAGATGGCTTTGCTGAAGCAGATCCAGGATCAACTCGTTGGAGGTGGTCCCCTGCGAGATCTGGAGGCAGACGGCGTCGAAGTAATCCCGTTCGGGGATATAAGGCTCACAGCGCGAGGAGACGCCGGGGGCGGCGTTACGGAGAAGGTTCCGTTCCACCGCGTGATGGTGGAAGAGATCCAGGGAGGACACGATGGCCTGGAGGCCGGGATGGAAATGGGTGGCGATCATGGCGATGGCGCCGGTGCGGTTCCCCAGTACCAGGAGCCGTTCCGCCTTGGGAGGAAGCAGGGGAATGGCCTCGATGAGGTGCGCCTCGGTACGGCTCAGGCCGGAGCGGGAGATGACTTCGTACTTGCCGTCAAGATAGCATTCGGCCGTGGAGTCGAGGTCACCTTGAGTTTCGGTGATGTGGAACGTCATGATCGGAAGGTCAAGCATAGGAGGTCCGTTCTTTCATTTCCAGTAGTCTCGCATCATCCCGAAGCCGGGACAATTCAATTTTGGAGTGAGTGTGGTGGCTTGACCAGGTCTGTTCCCATCCGTATCTTGTCGTCATTGAGGCCGGTGCGTCACGATGATATACCGGTGCCTGTGAGAACGCGTGAGTGTATGAGGAATATCAGGAAAGCGAGATGACGATGGTGACTCCCTCCAACCGTGAACCGTTAAGCTGTAAAGCCGAGACCATGCGCTACCGGCCCTTTGGCAAGACTGGATTGAACGTCTCAGCCCTGTCCTTCGGCTGTATGCGCCTGGGTGATGAGCCGGCGTATAACACCCCGCTTATCTCCCGTGCCATTGACGTGGGAATTAATTATTTCGAGACGACGCGCTATTACCTGGGCGGCACCTGCCAGCATCGCACGGCCCCGGGA
The sequence above is a segment of the bacterium genome. Coding sequences within it:
- a CDS encoding methyltransferase — protein: MLDLPIMTFHITETQGDLDSTAECYLDGKYEVISRSGLSRTEAHLIEAIPLLPPKAERLLVLGNRTGAIAMIATHFHPGLQAIVSSLDLFHHHAVERNLLRNAAPGVSSRCEPYIPERDYFDAVCLQISQGTTSNELILDLLQQSHLALKIGGRCCVTVEEDAPWVTAHVKKFFGNCSIRGQKKNSTLLIGQKKSELKTLKVYESEFIMTLPKGLPVTLTTLPGVFAHRRVDPGAQALAEMAETQPNDAILDMGCGCGSIGISLAKNQPTVSVCFVDAHSRATAITQQNCFNNEITNFTVLLSDNGVPPPPRFTLFVGNPPYYSHDRITDFFIRTAFDALLPGGRAYIVAKIAAHSLEYMKEVFGNAELLHRRGYQIVKSVKS